From the genome of Candidatus Methylomirabilota bacterium, one region includes:
- a CDS encoding zinc-binding dehydrogenase, with product MRAVVMRNKALAIADVSEPAPDAGEVLVRTLACGICGSDLHALKHADRFVEASRRAGNTFVMDLGRDVVMGHEFCAELVDYGPDTQRSLAMGTRVCSRPVLMRATGPQTIGYSNDHPGGYGEYMRLSEALLLPVPQALPTEHAALTEPLAVGLHAVNKARLEPDDAPLVIGCGPVGLAVIAALRLADIRPIVAADFSPRRRELALALGADVVVDPGAQTPWQSWREAAVWRDAARAPALPPWLPGPPRRPAVVFECVGVPGVLDQIMAAAPRHARIVVVGVCMEPDTISPMLGISKELGVQFVLGYTQDEFTATLGHIAAGQIPVAPLVTGTVGLDGVAGAFAELASPERHAKIMVKP from the coding sequence ATGCGCGCCGTTGTCATGCGGAACAAAGCCCTCGCGATCGCCGATGTCTCTGAGCCCGCGCCCGATGCCGGCGAGGTGCTGGTGCGGACGCTCGCGTGTGGGATCTGCGGCTCGGACCTGCACGCCCTCAAGCACGCCGACCGCTTCGTGGAGGCCTCGCGTCGAGCGGGCAACACCTTCGTCATGGATCTCGGGCGTGATGTGGTCATGGGCCACGAGTTCTGCGCTGAGCTCGTGGATTATGGGCCGGACACGCAGAGATCGCTGGCCATGGGCACCCGCGTCTGCTCTCGTCCCGTGCTGATGCGAGCCACGGGACCCCAGACCATCGGCTACTCGAACGACCACCCCGGGGGCTATGGCGAGTACATGCGCCTGTCGGAGGCGCTGCTCCTCCCGGTGCCCCAGGCGCTTCCCACCGAGCACGCCGCCCTCACCGAGCCTCTGGCCGTCGGCCTCCACGCCGTCAACAAGGCGCGTCTCGAGCCGGACGACGCCCCTCTCGTCATTGGCTGCGGCCCCGTCGGCCTCGCCGTCATCGCCGCCCTGCGCCTGGCCGACATCCGGCCGATCGTCGCCGCCGATTTCTCGCCCCGCCGTCGCGAGCTGGCCCTGGCCCTCGGTGCTGACGTGGTCGTCGATCCCGGCGCGCAGACGCCCTGGCAGAGCTGGCGCGAGGCCGCGGTGTGGCGTGATGCCGCGCGGGCCCCCGCGCTCCCGCCGTGGCTGCCCGGCCCACCCCGGCGCCCCGCCGTCGTCTTCGAGTGCGTCGGTGTCCCGGGCGTGCTCGACCAGATCATGGCCGCGGCGCCTCGCCACGCGCGCATCGTGGTGGTGGGCGTCTGCATGGAGCCCGACACGATCTCTCCGATGCTGGGCATCAGCAAGGAGCTCGGCGTGCAGTTTGTCCTCGGCTACACCCAGGACGAGTTCACGGCGACCCTCGGCCACATCGCGGCGGGCCAGATCCCGGTCGCCCCGCTCGTCACGGGGACGGTCGGCCTCGACGGCGTGGCGGGGGCGTTCGCGGAGCTCGCCTCGCCGGAGCGGCACGCCAAGATCATGGTGAAGCCGTAG
- the dinB gene encoding DNA polymerase IV — protein sequence MRIIAHVDMDAFYAAVEERHHPELRGRPVVVGADPKGGKGRGVVTAASYAARKYGIRSALPISRAWRLAEAARRRGEPEAVFVRGDRSLYREVSGRIMSIIAQGADAFEEASIDEAYVDLSSLGGMEQGEAHARALKGAILEGEGLTCSIGIGPNKLVAKIASDFRKPDGLTVVRPDEVQGFLDGLGIRVIPGIGPKSEAVLQAKGLRTVAELRSVELAQLREWFGKSGEELYQKVRGNSDDPVSNEWERKSVGEQETFEEDTLDSVFILGRAQELAGEVFRRFVAEGLQGFRTVTVTVRFTGFVTVSRSRTGQTPMSSVEQLQAEVRQLLEPFFDARENPKGKKIRLIGVRVEKLLRTS from the coding sequence ATGAGAATCATCGCCCACGTCGACATGGACGCCTTCTACGCCGCGGTGGAGGAGCGGCATCACCCCGAGCTCCGCGGCCGTCCCGTGGTCGTTGGGGCGGATCCGAAAGGCGGAAAGGGGAGAGGCGTGGTCACCGCCGCGAGCTACGCGGCGCGAAAGTACGGCATCCGGTCGGCCCTTCCGATCTCGCGGGCGTGGCGCCTGGCCGAAGCCGCTCGAAGGAGGGGAGAGCCGGAGGCCGTCTTCGTCAGGGGCGATCGGTCGCTCTATCGAGAGGTATCGGGCCGGATCATGTCGATCATCGCCCAGGGCGCCGACGCGTTCGAGGAGGCGAGCATCGACGAGGCGTATGTTGACCTGTCGTCGCTCGGCGGGATGGAGCAGGGTGAAGCCCACGCGCGGGCGCTGAAGGGAGCGATCCTCGAGGGCGAGGGACTGACCTGCTCGATTGGCATCGGGCCGAACAAGCTCGTGGCGAAGATCGCCTCGGACTTCCGGAAGCCTGATGGGTTGACCGTGGTGAGGCCCGACGAGGTCCAGGGCTTCCTGGATGGGCTGGGGATCCGGGTGATCCCGGGGATCGGGCCCAAGTCGGAAGCGGTGCTCCAGGCGAAGGGCCTCCGGACCGTGGCCGAGCTTCGCAGCGTCGAGCTGGCGCAGCTCAGAGAATGGTTCGGGAAGTCGGGCGAGGAGCTGTACCAGAAAGTGCGCGGAAACTCCGACGATCCAGTGTCGAACGAGTGGGAGCGCAAATCGGTAGGCGAGCAGGAGACCTTCGAGGAGGACACCCTCGACTCGGTCTTCATCCTGGGACGCGCCCAGGAACTTGCCGGCGAAGTGTTTCGGCGGTTCGTCGCCGAAGGGCTTCAGGGGTTCCGAACCGTTACGGTGACCGTCCGCTTTACGGGATTTGTGACGGTCAGCCGCTCCCGGACGGGTCAGACGCCCATGTCGAGCGTGGAGCAATTGCAGGCCGAGGTCCGGCAGTTGCTGGAGCCATTCTTCGACGCTC